In the genome of Luteitalea pratensis, the window CGATGGACAAGCCGAGCCCGGTGCCGCCGGAGTCACGCGAGCGAGCCTTGTCGACGCGGTAGAAGCGCTCGAAGATGCGCGCGAGCTCGACGTCGGGGATGCCGTTGCCGGTATCGGCAACCGTCAGCCGGATGTGCGTGGCGTCGGCGGTGGCCGCCAGTTCGATGCGGCTGCCTTCGGGAGTGTAGGCGCAGGCGTTCTCGACGAGGTTGCGCAGCGCGTCGTGCAGTTTGGCCGGGTCGCATCGCATGGTGAGCGTGGGTGGCGTCACCGTGATGCTGACCGACTGGGCTCGCGCCTCGGTGAGCGGCTGCAGGTCACCAGCGACGGACGTGAACAGGCTGTCCACCGAGACGTCGGCGAGTTCGAGGGGCTCCTGGCCGGCATCGAGACGCGCCAGCCGCAGCAGGTCCTTGACGAGCCGCTCCATGCGCGCCGAGTGCCGCGCGATGATCTCCAGGAAGCGGGTCGTCTCGGGTTCGTGTTCCGGTCCGTCGAGCAGTGCCTCCACGTAGCCGCGGATCGCCGTCAGCGGCGTGCGCAGTTCGTGTGACACGTTGGCCACGAAGTCCCGCCGGATGCGGTCGGCCCTGCGCAGGTCGGTGATGTCGTGCAGCACGAGGACGGCGCCGCGGCTGCCCGGTGTGATCGCCGATGAACACCGCGCGATGAACGTTTGTCCGGGGTCGCGTCCGATCGCCAGTTCGAGGCCGCCGGGCCGCTGGCCCTGGAGCGCCTGCGTGATCTGCATGGCGATGTCGGGATGCCGGATCAGCTCGACGTAGTGCCGGCCGATGGGCGACGCGTCGAGTCGCAGCAACTGCCTCGCCGCTTCGTTCGCCAGCTGCACCTGTCCCTGCTCGTTGACGACGATGACGCCCTCGACCATCCCGGAGAGCACGGCCTCGAGCCGCGCCCGGTCGCGCGTCAGGTCGCCGAGCCGCACGTCGAGCGATGCGCCTGCGGCATTCACGGCACGCGCCACGCGCCCCAGCGCGTCGCCGCGGGGTTCGGGCAATGCGGTCCGGCGCTCGCCCGAGCCGAGGGCGCGGATGGCCGACACGGCCTCGCCGATGCGGTCGTCGACCACCGTCGACGCCATCCAGCCGGTGATCATCGCCGAGAGTGCCGCGGTGACGATGCCCACCAATCCGACGCGCAGCAGGAATCCCGGCGACGTTTCGAGGGGCTGTTGCGTCACCCAGGCAACGCCGAGCATGAACAACGGCGTGAACAGTGCGGTCTGGAGCGCGGTCAGGAGAACGAAGGTGGGAACTCGCACTGGTGCCCTTGGAACGGGGGCCGCCACGACGGGGCCCGGAGCGGCGTCAGGCGAGTGTAGCGGGCGGGCGACGGGATTGGGTAGCGGCAGCGCCAACCCGCACAGCATAGCGGGAGACGCCGTGACGTCGAACGCCGGTGGGTTGACTGGCAGGACCGGCTCTCCGAGTCCGGCCAACGTGATGCCCGATGCCTAATGCCTACTGCCCGATTCCGTTTCCCGGTACCCGTTTCCCGGTACCCGGTACCCGGTACTTACTTCAGCTTGTACCCGAACTGCTTGACCGTCTCGATCGCCTCGGCGAGCGAAGGGACCTTCTCGCGGAGCCGGCGGACATGCACGTCGACGGTGCGCGAGCCGCCCGTGTACTGGTAGCCCCACACGTCGGTCAGCATCAGGTCGCGCGACAGGACGCGGCCCCGATGTTCCAGGAAGTACTGCAGGAGCAGGAACTCCTTGGCGGTGAAGCGGACGTCACGGCCGTCCACGGTTACCACGTGCTGCTCGAGATCCATGCGGATGTCGCCATACGAGAGGACGCGCCCTGCCTGTGTCGCCGGCGACGCCGTGCTCGCGCGTGACGACCGACGCAGCAGGGCATTGACGCGAGCGACGACCTCCTTGGCGCTGAACGGCTTGGTGATGTAGTCGTCGGCGCCGAGTTCGAGTCCGACGATGCGGTCGCTCTCCTCCGCGCGAGCCGTGACCATCATCACCGGCAGATCCGCCATGGCCGGGGAGGCGCGCACGAGCCGGCAAATCTCGAGCCCCTCGACGCCCGGCA includes:
- a CDS encoding sensor histidine kinase; amino-acid sequence: MRVPTFVLLTALQTALFTPLFMLGVAWVTQQPLETSPGFLLRVGLVGIVTAALSAMITGWMASTVVDDRIGEAVSAIRALGSGERRTALPEPRGDALGRVARAVNAAGASLDVRLGDLTRDRARLEAVLSGMVEGVIVVNEQGQVQLANEAARQLLRLDASPIGRHYVELIRHPDIAMQITQALQGQRPGGLELAIGRDPGQTFIARCSSAITPGSRGAVLVLHDITDLRRADRIRRDFVANVSHELRTPLTAIRGYVEALLDGPEHEPETTRFLEIIARHSARMERLVKDLLRLARLDAGQEPLELADVSVDSLFTSVAGDLQPLTEARAQSVSITVTPPTLTMRCDPAKLHDALRNLVENACAYTPEGSRIELAATADATHIRLTVADTGNGIPDVELARIFERFYRVDKARSRDSGGTGLGLSIVRHLVELHGGVVSASNRPEGGAVFIVTLPRG
- a CDS encoding response regulator transcription factor gives rise to the protein MSRILVVEDDPDIADLLRHYLERASHDVEVLTQGHDAMPRLRERLPDLLILDRMLPGVEGLEICRLVRASPAMADLPVMMVTARAEESDRIVGLELGADDYITKPFSAKEVVARVNALLRRSSRASTASPATQAGRVLSYGDIRMDLEQHVVTVDGRDVRFTAKEFLLLQYFLEHRGRVLSRDLMLTDVWGYQYTGGSRTVDVHVRRLREKVPSLAEAIETVKQFGYKLK